Part of the Candidatus Thermodiscus eudorianus genome is shown below.
GGACAGAGCTTATGAAGAGGCGGTTCCGTCATGTTGCTCAGAGGAGCTTCATGATACTTAGAAGGTATAAGGGGAGGGAGCGCTCCCCGGAGAGGTTACAGCTCAGTGCACAGCACATCCTAAAGATACTCCTAGACGCGTTCCCAGAGCACCCAATAGTAAGGGAGACCTATAGGGAGATACTCGAAGACTACATGGATATAAAGAACGCTGAAAGGGTTCTCGAATGGCTGAAGACAGGCGAGGTCAAAGTAGAGATAAAGGGGCCTCTGAGCTATCCCTCTCCATTCGCTCACTCGCTAGTGGTGAGGGGGTACAGTGATATTGTATTGATGGAGGATAGGAAGAAGATCCTAGCCTTGCTCCACAAGAGGATCCTAGAGTACCTAGGCGGCGATGGCGCTAGTGGCTCGTCTGCAGTGACAGTATGAACCGGAGTATATCGGTTCGAGTCACTATGCCGACCGGGTTACCTGCATTGTCTATAACCAGTAGCCGTCCCACGCCGTAGACGTCCATCAGCTTCATCGCTTCAATTATGGTTTCATGCTCGTTTATCGTGAACACGTTCCTCCTCATATACCTGGATACAGGCGCGTCTAGATCCCCTCCCGTACCCACGATCATTGATATATCTGTTGTCGTGAGGAACCCCACTACCTTGTTGTCGCGGTCAACTACAGGCGCCCCCCTTATCCGCTTCTCATAGAGTAGCTTGGCCGCGTCCCTAACGCTCATCGACTCCGATATAGTGTGTAGCCTCCTCGTGGCTACGCGGCCCACCAGCTCGTCTGGTATAATCACGAGCTTGTCGATATCAATAGATACCTCGCCCCCCTGGGGGTTCACCTTACTCACGATCCCCTCTACGATGAGCTTGCCCGCGGGGCCGCTCTCGACCCTAACCTTGTCACCCACCCGGATTACGCTTATATCGCCTCCCACCCTGGCCAGCGCTCTGGGCTTCTCCGGGCGGAAGATGTTTATGATCTCCATGTGGATAGCCGGTAGTCTCTTCACGCCATCCTCCTTATATACAAGCATGTACCCGTAGCCTAGGTGCGTATAAGTTGCTGGGGTGCCGAGTACCTCGTAGGCTTTAAGTGTAGGCGCGTAGCCGCCCGCGGGCCCGGTCCTGCTCTCTACCAGACCCATGTTTTTGAGCATCATTATCACGTTCCTGACAGTCCCCTCGTCTTTGTTGAGTAGCTTGGCTACCTCCTTACTCTTAACCATCCCCTTCCTTCCCTTCTTCTCGTAGAGTTCTACTAGCACGTTCAGTATGGCTTTCTGTGTTTCCGTCAATACAACCATTATTTAACCGCCGGAGAGTCGATTGTCATATGTTGTGGTATATAAAAATGTGAAGATAATAGCGACCGGTACCCGGGATCATATTTCTCTAAAAAACTATTTCCAAGGAGGCACGTGTTATTTCTTCTTAGCCTTTCGTCCCCCAGCGAGTATATGCCTCAAGTTATTCCTCCTGACGCCGAAGACCCCCGTGGCTATCTTCTCTATATAGGAATCGTCCGGTATAGAGCCCTGCAGATCTGAGAACGCGAGGGCTGATGCCTGCTTTAACGCCTCCTTCGTTATCCTATCCCTAACCTCCCCCCGGTAGATCGAAGCGGCTACCTTGAATGCTATATAGAATCTAGCGTACTTCACGGCTATCCTCTCCTTCTCGGGGAACGCCTTGGTGAACGCCTTGAGTAGCTCTGCCAGCGCTTTTTCATCGCTGAACCCGAAGTATATCTCGGTGAATTTCAACCTGAACATCCTGGCTACCGTGTTGTCGTCGAGCCTCCCGCCCATTAGGGCTACTATCTTGTCCTTGGCTTTCTCGGGTTCCTCGGATAACAGTATCTTTATCGCCTTGTCGTATCTTATTTCGTTCGGGAATAGAGCGTCGAAGAGCTTGGGGTATAGTTCCTCCAGGCCCATACCGTATTTGCCGACTATGTAGAGGCTGGTCATCTCTTTGTCGTAGAGGTCTTCGGGGGTGCTTGCCCCCTTTAGCGGGGTTATCTTTTCTTCGGCGTAGGCCTGTTTTAACAGGTCTATTACCCGCTCCCTGGTTAGGTTCTCGTTACTCTCCCAGGAGTCTATGATCCTATTCCATAGATCCATTAGTACGGAGAGCCTTCTCTGCACGTCCCTACTCTTTTCAACCATCCCATACACCTTATTTTTAATATGATATTTATATTGTTGTCCACTGTCGGTACCTATCCACCACACACATACGCTCCGCCGGCATTTAAATTAAAGGATGAAAGTGCCCTGCCGCCATATAAGCTAGTATAGGACTCTAAAGCTTAACACTATAGAGGGTGGGGCCTATTGCGCAGACCAGATAACATAATAGATGACTACTTGCTCGACACGTCGATTAAGGTGAGGACGCTATCGCTAGTAGTACTCTTCGCAATTACAATGATACTCTCGACCCTATACTGGCCTGAGGTATCGTCAACCCCTATTGCGGAGTACGTCAAGCGGAGCTATAGCGATGTCGAGGAAAACGTTGACCTGTTTAGGGGCGCCACCTACTTGTTAATCCCCCTTTATATATTCGTCAGGAATCTACTAGTCGTGACCTTATCAACGATACTAAGCGTTACAGTGATCATTCCATTCGCTATAGTCGTGTTTAACGGGTCTATCATAGGGTTTGTTATCAGAAGGGCGCTGACAGAGGCTCCAATTATGCAGTCCACCAATCCAGGTCCTCTAGTGATAGCCTCGCTGTTACCCCACGGGTCCATAGAGATACCAGCTATAGCGATTGCGACATCAACAGCGTTCTACTTTGTAGATAAGTTAATGGGTAGAAGAGTGGAATTCTCTCGGGTAGCGAGGAGGAATCTATTGCTGGCGGGCTCGATACTGGTTTTCTCGGCCTTGGTTGAGGCGTTTATCACGCCGCTAGCAGTAATAATACTATTAATACTACAAATAATATAATATATGGTGTATGGTATGCATAAGGGTAGAACGCTCGCCCCAAGCTCAAATCCTTCCCTGAGACAACCAAATACGGGACCAGTCAATCGACATAGAACGTCCTCTATTGTATTATTATATATTATAGTATTAATTATATTTAATGGTGCCGGGGTCCACGCGCTTCAATGCACGGACAACAACATCATATACGAAGTCGATGAAAACATAACCCGTGGGACGCTGCTGTCAATAAACTGCTCGGCAGGCTACATAACACTGAAAATCCAATTCACCGGAGAATGCCCCAGGAAAGCCACAGTATCGATACCAGGCTCCCTCAATACAACGCTAATACCGATCCATGAGGCCACGGGAAACAAGTCTTGCACCGAAGAATTCACAACGAGGAAACTATCCTTCATAAAACTCGAACCAGGAGAAAACATGACAATCCTCTTCCCGGGCCACGGCACGATAACAGTAAAGACAGCTAAAGCCGCAGAGGACGCCACCAGAGCTAGTAAACCTGTCGTCCACACCGAGAATGGCACGAATACGAGCGGCCGTAGAGTATATACACCAGAGGAACTCGATGAAAGTAGCAGTCAGGGCTTGATTAATAAAATGCCTAGTTGGTCAACTCCCCTAGTAGAGACTATAGCCATAGTGGTCTCAGCGAGCCTAACCATAGCATCCGCGGTGAAGGAGTATGGATGGAATAGAAAAGGCGATAAGAGCCCTAGCAGAGGGGACCCCGGTACTAGTATTCGACAGCGACGATAGAGAAGGAGAAGTTGACATGGTATTCCACGCCTCCCATGCAACGCCAGATAGAGTGTATAAGCTAAGAACTGAAGCCGGGGGATTAATCTGCTATGCAACGGATTGGAGGATTGCATCGGGTCTAGGGCTCACGTGGGGAGACACGTTGATAGCGTTACACGACCCCCTACGCCCGCTTACGTTGAAGAGGCTGGGCTACGGTGACAGGCCCGCCTTCACCATCTGGGTGAACCATATAGG
Proteins encoded:
- a CDS encoding CBS domain-containing protein — encoded protein: MVVLTETQKAILNVLVELYEKKGRKGMVKSKEVAKLLNKDEGTVRNVIMMLKNMGLVESRTGPAGGYAPTLKAYEVLGTPATYTHLGYGYMLVYKEDGVKRLPAIHMEIINIFRPEKPRALARVGGDISVIRVGDKVRVESGPAGKLIVEGIVSKVNPQGGEVSIDIDKLVIIPDELVGRVATRRLHTISESMSVRDAAKLLYEKRIRGAPVVDRDNKVVGFLTTTDISMIVGTGGDLDAPVSRYMRRNVFTINEHETIIEAMKLMDVYGVGRLLVIDNAGNPVGIVTRTDILRFILSLQTSH
- a CDS encoding DUF2192 domain-containing protein, with the translated sequence MVEKSRDVQRRLSVLMDLWNRIIDSWESNENLTRERVIDLLKQAYAEEKITPLKGASTPEDLYDKEMTSLYIVGKYGMGLEELYPKLFDALFPNEIRYDKAIKILLSEEPEKAKDKIVALMGGRLDDNTVARMFRLKFTEIYFGFSDEKALAELLKAFTKAFPEKERIAVKYARFYIAFKVAASIYRGEVRDRITKEALKQASALAFSDLQGSIPDDSYIEKIATGVFGVRRNNLRHILAGGRKAKKK
- a CDS encoding stage II sporulation protein M, which translates into the protein MRRPDNIIDDYLLDTSIKVRTLSLVVLFAITMILSTLYWPEVSSTPIAEYVKRSYSDVEENVDLFRGATYLLIPLYIFVRNLLVVTLSTILSVTVIIPFAIVVFNGSIIGFVIRRALTEAPIMQSTNPGPLVIASLLPHGSIEIPAIAIATSTAFYFVDKLMGRRVEFSRVARRNLLLAGSILVFSALVEAFITPLAVIILLILQII